The following are from one region of the Thermococcus cleftensis genome:
- a CDS encoding DNA-directed RNA polymerase subunit D, translated as MEPKFQILEKREDSIKFIVEGIDVPFANALRRTILAEVPTFAVDEVEFFENDSALFDEIIAHRLAMIPLTTPAERFSLDALELDDYTVTLSLEAEGPGMVYSGDLRSSDEAIKPANPDIPIVKLAEGQRLTFNAYARLGRGKDHAKWQPGFVYYKYLTRIHVSKEVPDWEELKELAERRGLPVEETGEELIITTIKAFYLPRKFEGYEGDKIREEVVPGAFVFTVETNGELPVEEIVATALKILMRKSDRFINELHKLAD; from the coding sequence ATGGAGCCAAAGTTTCAGATTCTTGAGAAAAGGGAGGACTCGATTAAGTTCATCGTCGAGGGGATAGACGTTCCCTTCGCCAACGCCCTCAGGAGGACCATTCTTGCCGAGGTTCCCACCTTCGCCGTTGATGAGGTCGAGTTCTTTGAGAACGATTCCGCCCTCTTCGACGAGATAATCGCCCACAGGCTGGCGATGATTCCGCTCACCACCCCTGCCGAGAGGTTCTCTCTCGATGCGCTCGAGCTCGACGACTACACCGTCACTCTGTCCCTTGAGGCCGAGGGTCCCGGAATGGTTTACTCCGGTGACCTCAGGAGCAGTGACGAGGCGATAAAGCCGGCAAACCCCGACATACCAATAGTCAAACTGGCAGAGGGACAGAGGCTGACCTTCAACGCCTACGCGAGGCTTGGCAGGGGTAAGGATCACGCCAAGTGGCAGCCGGGCTTCGTCTACTACAAGTACCTCACCAGGATTCATGTGAGCAAGGAGGTTCCCGACTGGGAGGAGCTCAAGGAGCTCGCCGAGAGGCGCGGTCTTCCAGTGGAGGAGACCGGGGAGGAGCTTATCATCACGACCATCAAGGCCTTCTACCTTCCGAGGAAGTTCGAAGGTTATGAGGGGGACAAGATCCGGGAAGAGGTAGTGCCCGGTGCCTTCGTCTTCACCGTCGAGACCAACGGAGAGCTTCCTGTGGAGGAAATAGTGGCCACAGCGCTCAAGATACTCATGAGGAAGAGCGATAGATTTATAAACGAACTCCATAAATTAGCCGACTGA
- a CDS encoding 50S ribosomal protein L18e has product MVKRTGPTDINLRRLIRYLRKKSNEEGVKIWKDIAWRLERPRRQRAEVNVSKINRYTKEGDTVIVPGSVLGAGKLEHKVTVAAWKFSESAKKKIVEAGGEAITIEELMERNPKGSGVIIME; this is encoded by the coding sequence ATGGTCAAGAGAACCGGACCCACTGACATTAACCTGAGGAGGCTCATTCGCTACCTCAGAAAGAAGTCGAATGAAGAAGGGGTTAAGATCTGGAAGGACATCGCCTGGCGCCTCGAGAGGCCCAGGAGGCAGAGGGCTGAGGTGAACGTCAGCAAGATAAACCGCTACACCAAGGAGGGTGACACCGTCATCGTTCCGGGAAGCGTCCTCGGCGCCGGAAAGCTTGAGCACAAGGTCACCGTTGCCGCCTGGAAGTTCAGCGAGAGTGCAAAGAAGAAGATAGTCGAGGCCGGTGGAGAGGCCATCACCATCGAGGAGCTTATGGAGAGAAACCCGAAGGGTAGTGGAGTAATCATAATGGAGTGA